The proteins below come from a single Leptotrichia sp. oral taxon 223 genomic window:
- the tpiA gene encoding triose-phosphate isomerase: MRKVIVAGNWKMNKTAKEAAQFFNELKTLVADVKNAGIIIGAPFTALETATRETAGSNIKIAAENMNAKESGAYTGEVSPLMLKDLGVEYVILGHSERREYYHETDEIINEKVKSALAHDLKPILCIGEKLEQREAGTTNDVVKTQIVGGLKDVTAAEMANVVLAYEPVWAIGTGKTATPEQAQEVHAFIRGLLTDLYGKEVAENVTVQYGGSMNDGNAADLIAQTDIDGGLVGGASLIPEKFAVIIKAGDAAAK, from the coding sequence ATGAGAAAAGTAATAGTAGCTGGAAACTGGAAAATGAACAAGACCGCAAAAGAGGCTGCACAATTCTTCAATGAATTAAAAACTTTAGTAGCAGATGTGAAAAATGCAGGAATCATAATTGGAGCGCCTTTCACTGCATTAGAAACAGCAACTAGAGAAACTGCAGGAAGCAACATTAAAATTGCTGCTGAAAATATGAACGCTAAAGAAAGCGGAGCATATACTGGAGAAGTTTCACCATTGATGTTAAAAGATTTAGGTGTAGAATATGTAATTTTAGGACATTCTGAAAGAAGAGAATATTACCACGAAACTGATGAAATCATCAATGAAAAAGTAAAATCAGCATTGGCTCACGATTTAAAACCGATTTTATGTATTGGAGAAAAATTGGAGCAAAGAGAAGCTGGAACTACTAATGATGTTGTAAAAACTCAAATTGTTGGTGGATTAAAAGACGTAACAGCTGCTGAAATGGCAAACGTTGTACTTGCTTACGAACCAGTATGGGCAATTGGAACAGGAAAAACTGCCACTCCAGAACAAGCTCAGGAAGTTCATGCATTCATCAGAGGATTATTAACTGACTTGTACGGAAAAGAAGTTGCAGAAAACGTAACAGTTCAATACGGCGGATCAATGAACGATGGAAATGCAGCTGACTTAATCGCTCAAACAGACATTGACGGTGGATTAGTAGGAGGAGCAAGCTTAATTCCTGAAAAATTCGCTGTAATAATAAAAGCCGGAGATGCAGCAGCTAAATAA
- a CDS encoding DUF4870 domain-containing protein codes for MDNNTSENKSIAGLRAYAAAFLINLSFFAGFRIEAASFPVKLSFSMGFSLLIPIIALILEQENGFVRTYAKQTLAVTVLLLISTFLNIIIVVGNILFFVIFVILSVFQIIATVSSILKKEFKIPFIEKITDLLFVD; via the coding sequence ATGGACAACAATACGAGTGAAAACAAATCAATTGCAGGATTACGAGCCTATGCCGCAGCTTTTCTTATAAACCTGAGCTTTTTTGCAGGATTTAGAATTGAAGCCGCTTCATTTCCAGTAAAATTGAGTTTTTCAATGGGATTTAGCCTATTGATACCAATAATCGCATTAATTCTGGAACAGGAAAATGGATTTGTAAGAACCTATGCAAAACAGACATTGGCAGTAACAGTGCTATTGTTAATTTCAACATTTTTAAATATTATTATAGTCGTGGGAAATATTTTATTTTTCGTAATTTTTGTAATATTATCTGTTTTCCAAATTATTGCAACAGTATCATCAATTTTGAAAAAAGAATTTAAAATTCCTTTTATAGAAAAAATTACAGATTTATTATTTGTAGACTAA
- a CDS encoding PD-(D/E)XK nuclease family protein: MKISYKGIGSDLKNILFKEFEKNEDTLFVFENSASFFEIKREFLQNEEIQQELGIFQNFKMMNSYDFYENVFVTDKIVVKEEKQVVLFYNALTEKLKKDMKVNNYYDIIDVAYNYYNLFAELQEYKIDLEKIELEKWQVETFGTLIEIDNEIKKCVQQKGLILPYMLRNVENISDNFLKKFSKICFVNKVKITPFEKELIEDIENRGIAVENILQLLENDFNEEKLKINDSFSIPDKNEFLENFGTNIEIFEYENKFSQLLGLVKKLDEIEILNNETKNEIKENYDNKKEIKLKNDKYFQNEKITADTKIIQNMKNINRKKIEDLKKDENYVNYKIYDLQDNGEDGKKDYQLLRQEKISSNLELTMQKTKIYKILELICNILENVKIIGKKLENDDFDSEIKKNNNVEHIQNEDLKLSDSKMEKNFENVKFIKNYRQSLKIRMKDLYAAFKSNDFLKIFGLKKSYDFFMEIIGQDYKYISRDEIFKIAEKLNSRLTGTADIEIAGLINFINEIEMIFDYQTLEEYGNYLEMIFDRSGEIDKDVRDKYFEALSEMVVLEDFSFDNLWKGFFNENGVSASLLKLFLKYLDKKSISLNLEESDEQDSENISRYSINSFSAISETQKENLIFLNIQDTFPKININNYLFTKIQRAKMGLPVSDDEKQIEIFKFYQNILGAKNVYLSYVKNLDENIDSAGVVEEIKLKYGIEAQKNKIDENDELNFIKKYFLENVEKSWESREIGKFIPTKLKKDLDKIKAEKVSLGYYSFEEMQNFEYGYYLKKMIGNTEVEKIEDKVDNLMFGNIIHGLYERIVMENKELLEQRKFVINNEEIKETLKNILNSLEYKIPKEYLEFYKKVSFEEIVKSVEKILQKLMKTLENEEEIEIYSEERIKLKSEKEIYENIFINGMIDLHIKLKNKEILYDYKSGILKNKKGEEKKEKVVNAFKQLDYYSVMLPEKNGQEIERFVVDVWDGDIIGDTREKDEDFLNEEDIREVVKKYYETDYYDIGDVRDVQNYTYQTFKNVCRREDELNGESK; the protein is encoded by the coding sequence ATGAAAATTAGTTATAAAGGAATTGGATCTGATTTAAAAAATATATTGTTTAAAGAATTTGAAAAGAATGAAGATACGCTTTTTGTATTTGAAAATTCGGCTTCGTTTTTTGAGATAAAGAGGGAATTTTTACAGAATGAGGAAATACAGCAGGAATTAGGGATTTTTCAGAATTTTAAGATGATGAATAGTTATGATTTTTATGAGAATGTCTTTGTTACTGATAAAATTGTGGTAAAAGAAGAAAAACAGGTTGTGCTGTTTTACAATGCTTTGACTGAGAAGTTAAAAAAGGATATGAAGGTAAATAACTATTATGATATTATTGATGTTGCCTATAATTACTATAATTTATTTGCGGAATTGCAGGAATATAAGATTGATTTGGAAAAAATTGAGCTGGAAAAGTGGCAAGTTGAAACTTTTGGAACTTTGATTGAGATTGATAATGAGATAAAAAAGTGTGTGCAGCAGAAAGGGCTTATCTTACCATATATGCTTAGAAATGTGGAAAATATATCAGATAATTTTTTGAAGAAGTTTTCTAAAATTTGCTTTGTAAATAAAGTTAAAATTACGCCATTTGAAAAGGAGTTAATTGAAGATATTGAAAATAGAGGAATTGCTGTAGAAAATATTTTGCAGCTTTTGGAAAATGATTTTAATGAGGAAAAATTGAAAATAAATGACAGTTTTTCGATTCCTGATAAAAATGAGTTTTTGGAAAATTTTGGGACAAATATTGAGATTTTTGAGTATGAAAATAAATTTTCACAGCTTTTGGGGCTTGTAAAAAAGCTGGATGAAATTGAAATTTTGAATAATGAAACAAAAAATGAAATTAAAGAAAACTATGATAATAAAAAAGAAATAAAATTAAAAAATGATAAGTATTTTCAGAATGAAAAAATAACTGCGGATACAAAAATTATTCAAAATATGAAAAATATTAATAGAAAAAAAATTGAAGATTTAAAAAAGGACGAAAATTACGTAAATTATAAGATTTATGATTTGCAGGATAATGGAGAAGATGGGAAAAAGGATTATCAGCTTTTAAGGCAGGAAAAAATTTCTTCCAATTTGGAACTTACGATGCAGAAAACGAAGATTTATAAGATATTGGAATTGATTTGCAATATTTTGGAAAATGTTAAAATTATTGGGAAAAAATTGGAAAATGATGATTTTGATTCTGAAATTAAAAAAAATAATAATGTTGAACATATTCAAAATGAAGATTTAAAACTTTCTGATAGTAAAATGGAAAAAAATTTTGAAAATGTGAAATTTATAAAAAATTATAGACAGTCTTTAAAAATCAGAATGAAAGATTTGTATGCCGCTTTTAAATCTAATGATTTTTTGAAAATTTTTGGCTTAAAAAAGTCGTATGATTTTTTTATGGAAATTATAGGGCAGGATTATAAATATATTTCAAGAGATGAAATTTTTAAGATTGCAGAAAAATTGAATAGCAGGCTTACTGGAACAGCAGATATTGAAATTGCGGGACTGATTAATTTTATTAATGAAATTGAAATGATTTTTGACTATCAGACGCTTGAGGAATATGGGAATTATCTTGAAATGATTTTTGATAGAAGTGGAGAAATTGATAAGGATGTCAGAGATAAATATTTTGAGGCATTGTCGGAAATGGTAGTGCTGGAAGACTTTTCATTTGATAATCTTTGGAAAGGATTTTTTAATGAAAATGGTGTTTCGGCAAGTTTATTAAAATTGTTTTTGAAATATTTGGATAAGAAGTCAATCAGCCTGAATCTTGAGGAAAGCGATGAACAGGACAGTGAAAATATTTCAAGATATTCAATTAATTCATTTTCAGCAATTTCAGAAACACAAAAGGAAAATCTGATATTTCTTAATATTCAGGACACATTTCCAAAAATAAATATAAACAATTATTTATTTACAAAAATTCAACGTGCAAAAATGGGACTTCCTGTAAGCGATGATGAAAAGCAAATTGAGATTTTTAAATTTTATCAAAATATTTTAGGAGCAAAAAATGTATATTTGTCCTATGTAAAAAATCTGGATGAAAACATAGATTCCGCTGGAGTTGTTGAGGAAATTAAGCTGAAATATGGAATAGAGGCACAAAAAAATAAAATAGATGAAAATGACGAGCTGAATTTTATTAAGAAATACTTTTTGGAAAATGTGGAAAAGTCTTGGGAATCAAGAGAAATTGGGAAATTTATTCCAACGAAACTGAAAAAGGATTTGGATAAGATTAAGGCTGAAAAAGTGAGTTTGGGGTATTATTCCTTTGAGGAAATGCAGAATTTTGAGTATGGATATTATTTGAAAAAGATGATTGGAAATACAGAAGTTGAAAAAATTGAGGATAAAGTTGATAATCTGATGTTTGGAAACATTATTCATGGGCTTTATGAAAGAATCGTAATGGAAAACAAAGAACTGCTTGAGCAGAGGAAATTTGTTATAAATAATGAGGAAATTAAGGAAACGTTAAAAAATATCTTAAATTCACTTGAGTACAAAATTCCGAAGGAATATCTGGAATTTTATAAAAAAGTTTCGTTTGAGGAAATTGTAAAATCTGTTGAAAAAATATTGCAAAAATTGATGAAAACACTGGAAAATGAAGAAGAAATCGAAATTTATTCGGAAGAAAGAATAAAACTGAAATCTGAAAAGGAAATTTATGAAAATATTTTTATAAACGGAATGATTGACTTACATATAAAATTGAAAAACAAGGAGATTTTGTATGACTATAAATCTGGTATTTTGAAAAATAAAAAAGGGGAAGAAAAGAAGGAAAAAGTCGTAAATGCCTTTAAACAGCTGGATTATTATTCTGTTATGCTGCCTGAAAAAAATGGGCAGGAAATAGAGAGATTTGTGGTAGATGTTTGGGATGGCGATATAATTGGCGATACAAGGGAAAAGGACGAAGATTTTCTAAATGAGGAAGATATTCGGGAAGTTGTGAAAAAATATTATGAAACCGATTATTATGATATTGGTGATGTAAGAGATGTGCAAAATTACACTTATCAAACTTTTAAGAATGTATGCAGAAGGGAGGATGAATTAAATGGAGAAAGCAAGTAA
- the secG gene encoding preprotein translocase subunit SecG — MLENLLIVALVILSIIMISVILLQPDRSQGLAKSSANILDEEKEGIEKFTEIVATLFLVVAILFQIVR; from the coding sequence GTGTTAGAAAATTTATTAATTGTAGCTCTAGTAATATTATCAATCATTATGATAAGCGTAATTTTACTACAGCCAGACAGAAGCCAAGGTTTAGCAAAAAGTTCTGCTAATATTTTGGATGAAGAAAAAGAAGGAATTGAAAAATTTACAGAAATCGTCGCAACATTATTTCTAGTTGTCGCAATCTTATTCCAAATTGTAAGATAA
- a CDS encoding exodeoxyribonuclease V subunit beta, with product MEKASNINNKEQNKIILKASAGTGKTYRLSLEYIANLIRGVNYKNIVVMTFTKKATAEIKERIYDFLYQIAFEKYDWIGLENSLKELYGFSDSEILKENLQNVYFEMIKNKDEIRIYTIDGFTNRIFKNTIAPYFGIYNYETIDKEEDEFYNDILIKIIGNSYYFEKFKFILNEEKDRKNISTYVKIVKSLLDMQEKFLLAGDSYKEANLILKNNKSSRSFVENFENIFENVKKIAEIKGKKVIEILNGKFTDIFKKFEELNQNNFDISAVQDKKIELILEKSDDIFAKGNIWNGKKTGGKDVKELLDEMKEEQNILRETVSNYIFNEEVLPTDKKIKELAKIIFDIAEQMKLNTKRFTHTDISTYTYKFIFDKELGFVKTDNKNSNAVTEDFLELIGGQIDTIMIDEFQDTSILQWKILELLLSSAKNIICVGDEKQSIYNWRGGEKELFENLENLIGGNVQNLEKSYRSHKQIIENVNKIFTNYNENWKYTNSLYRDDKDYQKGYFGYYFQERKSRYGDEEEKPEKAYEEMIRNLKEGKIQNFGKSCIICRGNRELAEITARLNEEKIPFTLESNSSILDYRAVKPLYKLIKFFVYHNFIYLLEFMRSDLIGCLNDHVKYLVENKDLIEKYITTNIDFSHKNLENENSFEYFVENLENFEKKQNLMEYKNIDFMERNRLSLSETLEKIKDLYKLSINLNDKYAKENFSKKIIQDFDVTSFYSTNSDIKNIFQFFNILKEFDNLYEFVVHIEDEKDNLRQISSSDENAINLMTIHKSKGLEFDTIIYYRKGKTGGNNFKTFETYFDYDDNFSSVTNFLITFSKYAKNVKNIKEYGIIAEKNAQKEKMEEINADYVALTRAKKNLLLYFEAYITKNGYSDDLVNKLIDVYDENTEFGIGKITETERKIHQIPENSNENTELCKNKINNKILKTYFSDDKFKIKKSSITLEKEFKRKKGLAMHYYFEHILNNLKTDKLIAKSALLSRYGNMLGKKIVEELIVRMEKFIEKNSDIYNEKYKVYTEFEIYDSDGKKRIIDRINIDEENKKIYIYDYKTGFEPETNEKYQEQINEYRDILSKKVSTDYEIDVKLLEV from the coding sequence ATGGAGAAAGCAAGTAATATAAATAATAAAGAGCAGAATAAAATTATTTTGAAGGCAAGCGCAGGAACTGGAAAAACTTATAGATTATCGCTGGAATACATTGCAAACTTAATAAGAGGCGTAAATTATAAAAATATCGTTGTAATGACTTTTACGAAAAAGGCTACTGCCGAAATTAAAGAGCGTATTTATGATTTTCTGTATCAGATTGCATTTGAAAAATATGACTGGATAGGATTGGAAAACAGCCTGAAAGAACTTTATGGATTTTCTGACAGCGAAATTTTGAAGGAAAATTTGCAAAATGTATATTTTGAAATGATAAAAAATAAGGATGAAATCAGGATTTACACGATTGACGGATTTACAAACAGAATTTTTAAAAATACTATTGCTCCATATTTTGGTATTTACAATTATGAAACAATTGACAAGGAAGAAGATGAGTTTTACAACGATATTTTGATAAAAATAATTGGAAACAGCTATTATTTTGAAAAATTTAAGTTTATATTGAATGAGGAAAAAGACAGAAAAAATATTTCAACTTATGTGAAAATTGTAAAATCGCTATTGGACATGCAGGAGAAATTTTTGCTGGCTGGCGATAGTTACAAGGAAGCAAATTTAATTTTAAAAAATAATAAATCAAGTAGAAGTTTTGTAGAGAATTTTGAAAATATTTTTGAAAACGTGAAAAAAATTGCTGAGATAAAAGGAAAAAAAGTTATTGAAATATTGAATGGAAAATTTACTGATATTTTTAAAAAGTTTGAAGAACTGAATCAAAATAATTTTGATATTTCTGCTGTGCAAGATAAAAAAATAGAATTAATATTGGAAAAATCGGATGATATTTTTGCTAAAGGTAATATTTGGAATGGAAAAAAAACTGGCGGAAAAGATGTCAAGGAACTGCTGGATGAAATGAAAGAAGAGCAGAATATTTTGCGGGAAACAGTTTCAAATTATATTTTTAATGAGGAAGTATTGCCGACTGACAAAAAAATAAAGGAATTGGCAAAAATTATATTCGATATTGCAGAACAAATGAAATTAAATACAAAAAGATTTACTCACACGGATATTTCCACCTACACATATAAGTTTATTTTTGACAAGGAACTGGGATTTGTAAAGACTGATAATAAGAATAGCAACGCAGTTACTGAAGATTTTCTAGAACTTATCGGTGGGCAGATTGATACAATTATGATTGATGAGTTTCAGGATACGAGTATTTTACAATGGAAAATTTTAGAATTACTGCTTTCAAGTGCAAAAAATATAATTTGTGTTGGCGATGAGAAACAAAGTATTTATAACTGGCGTGGCGGAGAAAAGGAACTTTTTGAAAATTTGGAAAATTTAATCGGTGGAAATGTTCAGAATCTGGAAAAATCCTATCGAAGCCACAAGCAGATTATTGAAAATGTGAATAAAATTTTTACCAACTATAATGAAAACTGGAAATACACAAATTCATTGTATCGTGATGACAAGGACTATCAAAAGGGTTATTTTGGATATTATTTTCAAGAAAGAAAATCTAGATATGGAGACGAGGAAGAAAAGCCTGAAAAAGCATACGAGGAAATGATACGAAACTTGAAGGAAGGAAAAATTCAGAATTTTGGTAAAAGCTGTATAATTTGTCGTGGAAATAGGGAACTTGCGGAAATAACGGCAAGACTGAATGAGGAAAAAATTCCGTTTACGCTTGAAAGCAACTCTTCGATTCTGGATTACAGGGCTGTTAAACCGCTGTACAAGCTGATAAAATTTTTTGTTTATCATAATTTTATTTATTTATTGGAATTTATGCGAAGTGATTTGATTGGCTGCCTAAATGATCACGTAAAATATTTAGTGGAAAATAAAGATTTAATTGAAAAATATATTACAACAAATATTGATTTTTCTCATAAAAATTTGGAAAATGAGAATAGTTTTGAATATTTTGTAGAAAACTTGGAAAATTTTGAAAAAAAACAAAATTTAATGGAATATAAAAATATTGATTTTATGGAAAGAAATAGACTTTCGCTTTCTGAAACTTTGGAAAAAATAAAGGATCTTTACAAGCTTTCAATTAATTTGAACGACAAATATGCGAAAGAAAACTTTTCAAAAAAAATTATTCAAGACTTTGATGTGACAAGTTTTTATTCAACAAACAGCGATATAAAAAATATTTTTCAATTTTTCAATATTCTAAAGGAATTTGACAACTTGTACGAATTTGTTGTACATATTGAAGATGAAAAGGACAACTTGCGGCAAATAAGCAGTTCGGATGAAAACGCCATAAATCTGATGACAATCCATAAATCCAAAGGACTGGAATTTGACACGATAATCTATTACCGAAAAGGGAAGACTGGCGGAAATAATTTTAAAACTTTTGAAACATATTTTGACTACGACGATAATTTTTCCAGCGTAACTAATTTTTTAATAACATTTTCAAAATATGCTAAAAATGTGAAAAATATAAAAGAATATGGAATAATCGCTGAAAAAAATGCCCAAAAGGAAAAAATGGAAGAAATAAATGCAGACTATGTGGCTTTGACACGTGCGAAAAAAAATTTGCTACTATACTTTGAGGCTTACATAACAAAAAATGGATATTCTGATGATTTAGTCAATAAACTAATTGATGTTTACGATGAAAATACAGAATTTGGAATTGGAAAAATTACTGAAACAGAAAGAAAAATTCACCAAATTCCTGAAAACTCTAATGAAAATACTGAACTTTGCAAAAATAAAATAAATAATAAAATATTAAAAACTTATTTTTCTGATGATAAATTTAAAATAAAAAAATCAAGTATAACTTTGGAAAAGGAGTTTAAACGTAAAAAAGGGCTTGCAATGCACTACTACTTTGAACACATTTTAAATAACTTGAAAACTGATAAATTAATTGCAAAATCTGCTCTTTTGAGCCGATACGGAAATATGCTGGGAAAAAAAATTGTAGAAGAATTAATTGTCAGAATGGAAAAATTCATTGAAAAAAATAGTGATATTTATAATGAGAAATACAAAGTTTACACGGAATTTGAAATTTATGATTCTGATGGGAAAAAGCGTATTATTGATAGAATTAACATTGATGAGGAAAATAAGAAAATCTATATTTATGATTACAAGACTGGATTTGAGCCTGAAACGAATGAGAAGTATCAGGAGCAGATTAATGAGTATAGGGATATTTTAAGCAAAAAAGTTTCAACAGATTATGAAATTGATGTGAAATTATTGGAAGTTTAA